The Candidatus Nitronereus thalassa genome includes the window CCGAGCTTCACTCGTGCGCCATTCAACGCTGAGCATCCACGGCTTGTGCAAGGTCTCGCAGGGCTTGAGAGACCTGGACGTCAACCGTGGTACCTTCTCGAAGTAGTCGCAGTTTTTCCGGCAGCCGCTGTAATTGTGCCGCTGCATGTTCACGGGATTGGGGGAGTGGAATGGGAGAACTTATTCGCTTGCCACATTCCAAAATCTTCTCGATGATCAGCTCTCCATCTTGGGAATCATCAGCAGTGGTCAACACATCATGATCGATATGCCCCTGCGAGTCATAGTGGCGATAAACTTGTTTACGGCCAGGCCACGTCGCCTTCCCTTCCGATTTTTTTCGGCAGGCGCGGCCCGCATATTCCTGGAGTTTGTATGCGCAATCGAGATACGGGACATCCGCAGAGGCCGTCATCTTGGTGCCGACGGCCAAAAAGTCTATTGGTGCTTGGTCCGCCACCATGGCTTGAATGGCATACTCATCCAAATTTCCACTCGCGGTGATTTGCACGTCAGAGAGCCCGCCCTCATCCAAAATCTTTCGTACTTTGAACGCATGATCAACAAGATCTCCGCTATCGAGTCGCACGCCTTTAATGGCAATGCCTTTGTCTTTTAACCGCGGAGCCAGAGCAACGATTTTCTTCGCTCCTTCTTCAGTATCGTAGGTATCGATGAGCAGGATGACATTTTCTGGTTGCGCCTCGGCAAAATGTTCGAAGGCTTCGCTTTCGACTGTATGCGCTTGAATGAAACTATGCGCCATGGTACCGAACACCGGCACGCCAAATAATAGCTCGGCCAACACCGTGGCCGATCCGGCAAAGCCCGCTAGATAACTTGCCCGTGCGGCAAGCAATCCCGCTTCGGCTCCATGCGCACGGCGGAGACCGAAATCAATCAGAGGTTTGCCTGATGCCGCGAGTACACACCTCGCGGCTTTTGAGGCCGCCAAGGTTTGATATTGAAGAAGATTGATGAGGCGCGTTTCGACCAATTGCGCTTCAGGAAGCGGAGCCGTGATACGTGCGATGGGCTCATTGGCAAAAAAGATAGTGCCCTCGGGCATCGCGTGCAAATCACCGGTGAACCGCCAGCGTTCTAAATATTTCACGAAGGACTTGCTGAAGTATCCGCTCTTTTCTACCCATTCCAACTCTTCCGGCGTAAACCGCGCCTGCTCCAAAAACTCTACGAGTTGTTCCAGTCCCGCGGCCATGTAAAATCCGCGTTGAGGCGGCATCTTGCGCGAAAAGAATTCGAAGACCGCAGTCTCCTCCATGCCTTGCTCCATATAGCCTTGAAGCATGGTCAATTGATACAGATCTGTCAGGAGGATACTGGAGCGAATATCCGGGAACGACATGCCCTTAGAAGGTCCTCCGGTCGCTTGATGATTCGAGCGCACGGCATGGACCCAAGACCGTCATCAGGATGATCCCCTGGCGCAGGGTCTGGGGACTCCCCAGACCCAAACGCCTAAGGGTTGTGGTACGGACATTTTGACTTTGAGAGGTCACAGGAGGC containing:
- a CDS encoding nicotinate phosphoribosyltransferase, coding for MSFPDIRSSILLTDLYQLTMLQGYMEQGMEETAVFEFFSRKMPPQRGFYMAAGLEQLVEFLEQARFTPEELEWVEKSGYFSKSFVKYLERWRFTGDLHAMPEGTIFFANEPIARITAPLPEAQLVETRLINLLQYQTLAASKAARCVLAASGKPLIDFGLRRAHGAEAGLLAARASYLAGFAGSATVLAELLFGVPVFGTMAHSFIQAHTVESEAFEHFAEAQPENVILLIDTYDTEEGAKKIVALAPRLKDKGIAIKGVRLDSGDLVDHAFKVRKILDEGGLSDVQITASGNLDEYAIQAMVADQAPIDFLAVGTKMTASADVPYLDCAYKLQEYAGRACRKKSEGKATWPGRKQVYRHYDSQGHIDHDVLTTADDSQDGELIIEKILECGKRISSPIPLPQSREHAAAQLQRLPEKLRLLREGTTVDVQVSQALRDLAQAVDAQR